A single genomic interval of Bacillus sp. es.036 harbors:
- a CDS encoding homocysteine S-methyltransferase family protein — MKRTLEQRLQDGPVICGEGYLFELERRGYLQAGSFVPEVALDNPEALKQTYRDYMLAGSDVVLAFTYNGHREKMRIIGKEDLLEPLNRQAIRLAKEVAKEHPEEEALVAGNISNTNLFDPEDENSKEQIRSMFSEMVKWSKEEGVDFINGETFYYYEEAKIALEEIQKQDLPAVITLGLMSENILRDGYTVEEACRLLEEHGALVVGMNCFRGPATMQPYIEKIRQSVTGYVGALPIPYRTTEEHPTFFNLPDGGCACTLPTETTFPTSLDPLYCNRYELAEWAKEAKSVGVNYFGLCCGASPSMLREVAETVGRTAVNSIYSPNMEKHFLFGSDESLKKNNTAYRQKA; from the coding sequence ATGAAAAGAACACTTGAACAACGCCTGCAAGATGGCCCAGTCATTTGCGGGGAAGGTTATCTGTTTGAATTAGAACGACGTGGTTATCTCCAAGCAGGATCATTCGTGCCAGAAGTTGCCCTAGATAATCCTGAAGCTCTTAAACAAACCTATCGAGATTATATGCTTGCAGGATCTGATGTCGTGCTAGCTTTTACGTATAATGGCCACAGAGAGAAAATGAGAATTATTGGAAAAGAAGACTTGCTAGAGCCGCTAAATCGACAAGCCATCCGCCTCGCTAAAGAGGTAGCGAAGGAACATCCTGAAGAAGAAGCACTTGTAGCAGGGAATATATCCAATACGAATCTATTTGATCCAGAAGATGAAAATAGTAAAGAACAAATACGGTCTATGTTCTCCGAGATGGTAAAATGGAGTAAAGAAGAAGGCGTTGATTTCATTAATGGGGAAACATTTTATTATTACGAAGAAGCGAAAATAGCCTTAGAAGAAATTCAAAAACAAGATCTTCCAGCAGTTATTACACTTGGACTTATGAGTGAAAACATTTTAAGAGACGGCTATACCGTTGAGGAAGCTTGCCGGTTGTTAGAAGAACATGGAGCGCTAGTTGTTGGAATGAACTGCTTTCGAGGACCTGCTACAATGCAGCCATACATCGAGAAAATTAGACAGTCTGTTACTGGATATGTTGGCGCACTTCCAATTCCTTATCGAACAACAGAAGAACATCCAACATTTTTTAACTTACCTGACGGCGGATGTGCCTGTACATTGCCAACAGAGACAACCTTTCCAACATCTCTCGATCCACTTTATTGCAACCGTTATGAACTAGCAGAATGGGCAAAAGAAGCAAAAAGTGTCGGGGTAAATTATTTTGGACTATGTTGTGGTGCTTCTCCAAGTATGTTGAGAGAAGTCGCTGAAACAGTAGGTAGAACAGCTGTGAATTCTATTTACTCTCCAAATATGGAGAAACATTTTCTGTTTGGATCAGATGAATCGTTAAAGAAAAACAATACGGCTTATCGACAGAAGGCATAG
- the murB gene encoding UDP-N-acetylmuramate dehydrogenase: MDNQNVINELRSILPEAELKINEPLNAHTYTRMGGCADVLVFPNTIEDARAAVEYAYQKKYPLTILGKGSNVIIQDGGIRGIVLNLSSLKLIDKKDKKVIAQAGARIIDASEFARDGKLSGLEFACGIPGSVGGAVYMNAGAYGGEIADCLESVLAVTKEGKLIKLTADELDLSYRHSNVDEKGLLVLEATFALKDGDYNEIKAIMDDLTEKRETKQPLEYPSCGSVFKRPPGLFAGKLIQDSELQGTRIGGAEVSKKHAGFIVNIDNATATDYLDVIHHVQRTVKEKFDVELEREVRVIGEPPEQA, from the coding sequence ATGGATAATCAAAATGTAATAAATGAACTCCGCTCGATTTTGCCAGAAGCGGAATTGAAAATAAATGAGCCTTTAAATGCCCACACCTATACGAGGATGGGTGGGTGTGCAGATGTTCTTGTTTTTCCTAACACAATTGAAGATGCAAGAGCAGCCGTAGAATATGCTTATCAAAAGAAATATCCTTTAACGATACTAGGGAAAGGATCAAATGTAATCATTCAAGATGGTGGTATTCGCGGTATTGTCTTGAATCTGTCTTCTTTAAAATTGATTGATAAAAAAGACAAAAAAGTGATTGCTCAAGCAGGCGCTCGAATTATTGATGCATCTGAATTTGCGCGTGATGGAAAACTTAGCGGTCTTGAGTTTGCATGTGGTATACCAGGTTCTGTTGGTGGAGCTGTTTATATGAACGCAGGAGCATACGGTGGAGAGATAGCTGATTGTCTCGAAAGTGTTCTCGCTGTAACGAAAGAAGGAAAGTTAATTAAATTAACCGCTGATGAACTTGATTTATCTTATCGTCACAGTAACGTAGATGAAAAAGGTTTGCTTGTTTTAGAAGCAACCTTCGCTCTAAAAGATGGCGACTATAATGAAATCAAAGCGATCATGGATGACCTAACTGAGAAGCGCGAAACAAAACAGCCGCTAGAATATCCTTCTTGTGGTAGTGTATTCAAACGTCCTCCTGGACTATTCGCAGGTAAATTAATTCAGGACTCTGAGCTCCAAGGTACTCGAATCGGTGGGGCGGAAGTTTCTAAAAAGCATGCTGGATTTATTGTAAATATCGATAATGCTACTGCAACAGACTATTTGGATGTGATTCATCACGTTCAAAGAACAGTAAAAGAAAAATTTGATGTCGAGCTTGAACGTGAAGTACGCGTTATTGGCGAACCACCTGAGCAAGCATAA
- a CDS encoding YdhK family protein — MKTKKVILGLGLSLSLILSACGNNNEGINQESGNNQSTSNSSANSENHMEEMEHSGSSEVPEGLKRAENPTYPESSKAIIETDHMKGMKGAEATISGAFETTSYVVSYMPTNGGELVENHKWVIHEELDQPDNAPLTPGTEVTLNASHMKGMEGANATIDSANQTTVYMIDYMPTTGGEEVTNHKWVTEDELSPIEQ, encoded by the coding sequence ATGAAAACAAAAAAAGTTATTTTAGGATTAGGATTATCACTATCACTTATTCTTTCAGCATGCGGAAACAATAACGAGGGAATAAACCAGGAGTCCGGAAACAATCAATCGACTTCTAACTCTTCAGCAAACTCCGAGAATCACATGGAAGAGATGGAACACTCCGGCTCTTCAGAAGTACCTGAAGGGTTAAAAAGGGCTGAAAATCCTACATATCCAGAAAGCAGTAAAGCAATCATTGAAACAGATCATATGAAAGGAATGAAAGGTGCAGAAGCCACGATCTCAGGAGCTTTTGAAACTACCTCATATGTTGTTTCCTATATGCCTACGAATGGTGGAGAACTTGTAGAGAATCACAAATGGGTGATCCACGAGGAACTTGATCAACCTGATAACGCGCCTTTAACACCCGGGACAGAAGTAACGCTTAATGCTTCCCATATGAAAGGGATGGAAGGAGCAAATGCAACAATTGATTCAGCCAACCAAACTACTGTTTATATGATAGACTATATGCCGACAACTGGAGGCGAAGAGGTAACCAATCATAAATGGGTAACGGAAGATGAATTATCTCCTATTGAGCAATAA
- a CDS encoding F510_1955 family glycosylhydrolase: MKKHWIIVLGALLLIIAGCQEENSKPVESNDEVKETQKKEKETASLSESSFYKPTSRKQINHVHGIGYPGNQHELFVATHLGPLIYLDGTWYEAKANNNDYMGFQAASDGFYSSGHPGEESDLPNPIGLIKSTDRGKTLEQLGFQGESDFHYLAVGYETHSIYAVNQQENSEMDIGVYYSEDASEWNKVQLKGIPDQINGIFAHPSDANVVAITSPKGLYLSEDQGESFTPITEGSSITSMVFLKDRIIFVKQGAASQLVSFKNGEETPISMPNKIEKAIDYLAVNPQNENEISFHTSDGSLYQTKDAGESWVTLIDQGKIN, from the coding sequence TTGAAGAAACATTGGATAATAGTTTTGGGGGCACTGCTTCTCATTATTGCAGGATGTCAGGAAGAAAACTCAAAACCAGTAGAAAGCAATGATGAGGTAAAGGAAACCCAAAAGAAAGAAAAAGAAACGGCATCGTTATCAGAATCAAGCTTTTATAAACCGACTTCACGCAAGCAAATTAACCATGTTCATGGAATCGGGTATCCTGGCAATCAACATGAATTATTCGTGGCGACTCATCTTGGACCGCTGATTTATCTTGATGGAACCTGGTATGAAGCTAAAGCAAACAACAATGACTATATGGGCTTCCAGGCCGCGTCTGATGGTTTTTATAGTAGTGGACACCCTGGCGAAGAATCAGATTTACCAAATCCGATTGGATTAATCAAAAGTACTGATCGAGGAAAGACGCTAGAGCAGCTAGGTTTTCAAGGAGAATCCGATTTCCACTATTTAGCGGTAGGCTATGAAACGCACAGCATTTATGCTGTAAATCAACAGGAGAACAGCGAAATGGACATAGGGGTTTATTATAGTGAGGATGCAAGTGAATGGAATAAAGTACAACTAAAGGGCATTCCAGATCAAATTAATGGGATTTTTGCTCACCCTAGTGATGCTAACGTCGTAGCCATAACTTCGCCAAAGGGACTTTACCTTTCTGAAGATCAAGGAGAGTCGTTTACACCAATTACAGAGGGCAGCTCTATCACCTCTATGGTTTTTCTTAAAGACCGTATCATCTTCGTCAAACAGGGAGCAGCTAGCCAACTTGTGTCCTTTAAGAACGGAGAAGAAACGCCCATTTCTATGCCGAACAAAATAGAAAAGGCGATTGATTATCTCGCGGTGAATCCACAAAATGAAAATGAGATTTCTTTTCATACATCTGATGGTAGTCTCTATCAAACAAAAGATGCCGGGGAATCTTGGGTCACTTTAATCGATCAGGGTAAAATAAACTAA
- a CDS encoding four-helix bundle copper-binding protein gives MSHEKYGSMIQTLHECMTACNHCYDACLKEEDVKMMAECIRLDRECADICGFLEQALVRGTPFASELAQACATICEACGNECKKHDHKHCQDCAESCFKCAEECKKLAA, from the coding sequence ATGTCACACGAAAAGTACGGTTCAATGATTCAAACACTCCACGAATGTATGACGGCATGCAATCATTGCTATGACGCTTGTTTAAAAGAAGAAGATGTAAAAATGATGGCTGAGTGTATTCGTTTGGACAGAGAATGTGCGGATATCTGTGGATTTCTTGAACAAGCCCTTGTGAGAGGAACCCCATTTGCCTCTGAACTTGCTCAAGCATGTGCTACCATTTGTGAGGCATGTGGAAATGAGTGTAAAAAGCATGATCACAAACATTGTCAGGATTGTGCAGAGTCATGTTTTAAATGTGCGGAAGAGTGTAAGAAATTAGCAGCATAA
- a CDS encoding sensor histidine kinase — translation MRLKRKSKLATKLGLFFLTSILLLEGILFLVLYFGFLNERIMAETDALLARGNSHRDVLEKHFDRETMEHVALMESEAETQVIITDERNSVLVHSNTVTSMIRTTLSSSSPLPVSGDIVEGDWGNEPYVMTGSPIVVNDELVGNVYMILDTKSIREVRDHLTTQFLIISGLALFLTVMTIIYLSRIITRPLIEMKVATQQMSTGDHDVSLKVDRNDELGELAKGIQSLSDDLLRLKNDRSDFLANIAHELRTPLTYLNGYADIAQREELSSTERNTYLSIIKEESENLTSLVRDLFDMAKMDQQGFVINRDEVELCSLIHQVREKVSPAFEDKGIDLIVSCQNKILLDIDSTRFSQVILNLLDNALHYSESGKTVLIEAHSFQSDVIVRVIDEGEGIPEKDLPFIFERLYRVDKSRSRKYGGSGLGLAIAKEIIEKHGGSIKAESQKGKGTTITIVLLGVE, via the coding sequence ATGAGGTTGAAGAGAAAAAGTAAATTAGCAACAAAATTAGGTCTGTTTTTTCTTACAAGCATCTTACTCCTTGAGGGGATTTTGTTTTTGGTACTATACTTCGGGTTTTTAAATGAGCGGATCATGGCTGAAACTGATGCCCTTTTAGCGCGGGGAAACAGTCATAGAGATGTCCTAGAAAAACATTTCGATCGTGAAACAATGGAACACGTTGCGCTAATGGAATCTGAAGCTGAAACTCAAGTAATTATTACAGATGAAAGGAATAGTGTTCTCGTTCATTCGAATACTGTGACGTCTATGATCAGAACAACCCTTTCCTCATCATCTCCTCTTCCAGTGTCAGGAGATATAGTGGAAGGCGATTGGGGAAATGAACCTTATGTTATGACCGGTTCTCCCATCGTCGTGAATGATGAGCTTGTCGGAAACGTCTACATGATCCTCGATACAAAAAGTATTCGCGAAGTACGCGATCATTTAACAACCCAATTTTTGATCATTAGTGGACTCGCACTTTTCCTTACGGTTATGACCATTATTTATCTTTCTAGAATTATTACACGTCCCTTGATCGAGATGAAAGTAGCAACGCAACAAATGAGCACAGGGGATCATGATGTCTCCTTAAAAGTCGATCGAAACGACGAATTAGGGGAACTAGCGAAAGGGATTCAAAGCTTATCAGATGATTTACTACGATTAAAAAACGATCGCAGTGATTTTCTAGCGAACATCGCTCATGAATTAAGAACACCTTTAACTTATCTGAATGGTTACGCAGATATCGCTCAACGAGAAGAGTTATCTTCTACAGAGAGAAATACTTACCTTTCAATTATTAAAGAAGAATCAGAGAACTTAACTTCTCTCGTTCGAGATTTGTTTGATATGGCAAAAATGGACCAACAAGGATTTGTGATTAATCGAGACGAAGTCGAATTGTGTTCGTTGATTCATCAGGTAAGAGAGAAAGTAAGCCCTGCTTTTGAGGATAAGGGGATTGATCTTATTGTGTCCTGTCAGAATAAAATCCTTCTCGATATTGATTCTACAAGGTTTTCTCAAGTGATTTTAAACCTTTTGGACAATGCTTTGCATTATAGTGAGTCAGGAAAAACGGTACTTATCGAAGCTCATTCTTTTCAAAGCGACGTGATTGTTAGAGTAATTGATGAGGGAGAAGGGATTCCCGAGAAGGATTTGCCTTTCATTTTTGAACGTCTCTATCGGGTTGATAAGTCACGTTCAAGAAAGTATGGAGGTTCGGGACTCGGTCTTGCTATCGCTAAAGAAATTATTGAGAAGCATGGAGGTAGTATAAAGGCGGAAAGTCAAAAAGGAAAAGGGACAACGATCACGATTGTTTTGTTAGGAGTTGAATAA
- a CDS encoding response regulator transcription factor, with amino-acid sequence MKNVLIVDDEERMVELISLYLKPHGYTIYEAYTGIEALHRLTEYKIDLVLLDIMMPDMDGFATCEKIRNQSDVPIIMLTAREQNEDIVKGFKLGADDYITKPFDERVLLARMEALARRVKQVNQNQVVFKGLTWDADKHLVSYYSVPIPMTPIEFKLLGLFLKNPEKVFSREHLIQLIWGFESNTEGRTIDSHIRNLRDKCRAVNFTIDEFLVTIWGVGYKWKKF; translated from the coding sequence GTGAAAAATGTGCTGATTGTAGACGATGAAGAGCGGATGGTAGAGCTAATCTCTCTTTATTTGAAACCACATGGGTACACCATTTATGAAGCATATACAGGCATAGAAGCACTACATAGATTGACTGAATACAAAATAGATCTCGTTTTGTTAGATATAATGATGCCCGACATGGACGGCTTTGCAACGTGTGAAAAGATAAGAAATCAATCAGATGTACCCATCATAATGTTAACAGCAAGAGAACAAAATGAAGATATTGTTAAAGGATTCAAGTTAGGCGCAGATGATTACATCACAAAACCGTTTGACGAACGTGTTCTTCTTGCTAGAATGGAAGCTTTGGCTCGACGCGTAAAACAAGTCAATCAAAATCAAGTGGTCTTCAAAGGACTAACATGGGATGCAGACAAACATCTCGTATCATATTATAGTGTGCCTATTCCTATGACTCCCATTGAATTTAAGTTGCTTGGCCTATTCTTAAAAAATCCCGAAAAAGTATTTAGCCGAGAACATCTGATCCAGCTGATTTGGGGATTTGAATCAAACACAGAAGGACGCACGATTGATTCACATATTCGAAATTTGCGTGATAAGTGTAGAGCGGTTAACTTTACTATCGATGAGTTTTTGGTGACCATTTGGGGTGTAGGCTACAAATGGAAAAAATTCTAA
- a CDS encoding sigma factor-like helix-turn-helix DNA-binding protein translates to MHTEVDKEYCSQKQLEHMMANLYRYCYHLTQNKWDGEEIAQETIYKALKHYRNEKWNNALLKKMAYHQWIDRIRKRNKEALFSEIDLQDDGITVNECCSEWLEKLLKQLTPKQFITFVLKEAFQYKISEIAVLLNMSDTGVKALLNRSRLKMKKRSDTGVDSFWPESIQESFLHTTVHSIHMHDPSELIKMIPILLNPKVSTFKTTYASLSNVLSLAA, encoded by the coding sequence ATGCATACGGAGGTTGATAAAGAATATTGTAGCCAGAAACAATTGGAACACATGATGGCAAATCTTTATCGTTATTGTTACCATCTGACCCAAAACAAGTGGGATGGTGAAGAAATTGCTCAGGAGACGATTTATAAAGCATTAAAACACTACCGGAATGAGAAGTGGAATAATGCCCTTCTAAAAAAGATGGCCTATCATCAATGGATTGATCGCATTCGAAAGCGTAACAAAGAAGCGCTTTTTTCTGAAATTGACTTACAAGATGACGGAATAACGGTAAATGAATGTTGCTCCGAATGGCTAGAAAAACTTTTAAAACAACTAACGCCAAAACAGTTTATTACTTTTGTATTGAAAGAAGCCTTTCAATACAAAATATCCGAAATTGCCGTTCTTCTTAATATGTCAGATACCGGTGTCAAAGCATTGTTAAACAGAAGCCGCTTAAAAATGAAAAAGCGATCCGACACAGGGGTTGATTCCTTTTGGCCTGAATCCATCCAAGAATCGTTTCTACACACTACAGTTCATTCCATTCATATGCATGATCCAAGTGAGCTGATTAAAATGATTCCAATTCTGCTCAATCCTAAGGTATCAACATTCAAAACAACGTATGCTTCACTTTCTAACGTCCTCTCACTAGCTGCATAA
- the clpP gene encoding ATP-dependent Clp endopeptidase proteolytic subunit ClpP: protein MNIPYVIEQSSRGERSYDIYSRLLKDRIIMVSDEINDAMANSIVAQLLFLAADAPEKDISLYINSPGGSTSAGFAIYDTMHYIAPDVKTICTGMAASFGAMLLLAGTKGKRYALPNSEIMIHQPLGGARGQATDLEISAKRILKLRQHINQIIAEKTNQSLNKVAVDTDRDYFMSAQEAKEYGIIDEIIQKAK from the coding sequence GTGAATATACCTTATGTTATCGAACAATCTAGTCGTGGTGAGCGATCGTACGACATTTACTCAAGGTTGTTAAAAGATCGAATTATCATGGTTAGTGATGAAATTAACGACGCTATGGCAAACAGCATCGTGGCACAGCTATTATTTTTAGCAGCGGATGCTCCTGAGAAGGATATCTCACTCTATATTAATAGCCCGGGTGGATCCACGTCAGCAGGATTTGCAATCTACGATACGATGCACTATATTGCGCCAGATGTGAAAACCATTTGTACTGGAATGGCTGCTTCGTTTGGAGCGATGTTGTTACTTGCAGGTACAAAAGGAAAACGATATGCCTTGCCAAACAGTGAAATCATGATACACCAGCCTTTAGGTGGAGCTCGAGGGCAAGCAACTGATTTAGAAATCTCTGCAAAACGTATTCTTAAACTAAGACAGCATATTAATCAAATTATCGCAGAAAAAACCAATCAATCACTTAATAAAGTCGCAGTAGATACGGATCGGGATTATTTTATGAGCGCTCAAGAAGCAAAAGAGTATGGGATTATCGACGAAATCATTCAAAAAGCAAAATAG
- a CDS encoding VOC family protein, with the protein MISQIGQIMLYVDNQDEALAFWTEKVGFHHIAEENNSGGMRWIEIAPTLEGATSIVLHDKTFIAKMEPELNLGTPSLMFYTNDLDRLYESFQSQKITVGEIVSMPSGRVFNFADPEEHYFAVTEKNEG; encoded by the coding sequence ATGATCAGTCAAATCGGTCAAATTATGCTATACGTGGATAATCAGGATGAGGCATTGGCATTTTGGACAGAAAAGGTTGGATTTCATCATATTGCAGAGGAAAACAATAGCGGGGGAATGAGATGGATCGAGATAGCGCCAACTCTGGAAGGAGCAACAAGCATTGTCCTTCATGATAAAACGTTTATAGCGAAGATGGAGCCTGAGCTTAATCTCGGAACACCATCCCTTATGTTTTACACGAACGATTTAGATCGTTTATACGAAAGTTTTCAAAGTCAAAAAATAACCGTTGGAGAAATTGTGTCGATGCCTTCAGGACGTGTTTTTAACTTTGCAGATCCTGAAGAACATTATTTTGCAGTAACGGAAAAGAACGAAGGATAA
- a CDS encoding MurR/RpiR family transcriptional regulator translates to MNQLSINQMIKQHYPSLSTGQKKVAEWLTQNHEEGALITAFQMGRKVGVSETTVIRFSYALGFKGYSEMQESVRMHWLGKTRTKQVGNSLDVQEVTEHTLFNDIVKEETAVLQQLLTQIDKDEIWKVIDRLIKAKSVYIAGFGSSYGAAYWLHYNLKQLREGISLSNSSGFSPEDLCDLTQDSVVFLFSFPRYRREAVDLATWSQQQQIPVISITNRQLSPIGSLSTLTLTTEEKMESGHHSISSVISLLEMILKGIHFKDRDRISLRQQKLEQLYSKQSWFVE, encoded by the coding sequence ATGAACCAGCTTTCCATTAATCAAATGATCAAACAGCATTATCCTTCCCTATCTACCGGTCAAAAAAAAGTTGCAGAGTGGCTCACCCAAAATCATGAGGAAGGAGCATTGATAACCGCTTTTCAAATGGGAAGGAAAGTGGGAGTCAGTGAAACCACTGTCATTCGCTTCTCCTATGCACTTGGATTTAAAGGATATTCTGAAATGCAGGAATCCGTTCGAATGCATTGGTTAGGAAAAACTAGAACCAAACAAGTAGGAAATTCTTTAGATGTACAGGAAGTAACTGAACACACCCTTTTTAACGATATTGTGAAGGAAGAAACGGCTGTCCTACAGCAATTGTTAACCCAAATAGACAAAGACGAGATCTGGAAGGTGATTGATCGTCTCATTAAAGCAAAATCTGTTTACATTGCTGGCTTTGGAAGTTCGTACGGAGCAGCATACTGGCTGCATTATAATCTGAAGCAATTAAGGGAGGGGATTAGTCTTTCGAATTCAAGTGGCTTCTCACCTGAAGATCTTTGTGATCTCACTCAAGATTCTGTTGTCTTTCTGTTTTCATTCCCGCGTTATCGAAGAGAAGCGGTTGACCTTGCTACGTGGTCACAACAGCAACAGATCCCTGTCATCTCCATTACGAATCGGCAATTATCTCCCATAGGCTCGCTTTCAACACTTACCTTAACAACAGAGGAGAAGATGGAGTCAGGTCACCACTCTATTTCCTCAGTAATTAGTCTTTTAGAAATGATCCTAAAAGGAATACACTTCAAAGACCGTGATCGTATTAGTCTTCGTCAACAAAAGTTAGAACAGCTCTACAGTAAACAAAGCTGGTTTGTCGAATAA
- a CDS encoding YjiH family protein: MNGLPKPNENINVTSYDTKDILTFLIPSLIGILLFIVPIKQDGGITIPVAFLAGLINDSIGTLIPAITVFIMGASTIGSFIAITMNPSFITKRTGLHTLLHVSPFWLIARLLGTVFAGMTLFKLGPEMIHSENTGGLLIYDLIPILFSTFLLAGLLLPLLLNFGLLEFFGALLIKIMRPLFTLPGRSSLDCLASWVGDGTIGVLLTTKQYEEGYYTKREAAVIATTFSVVSITFTIVIITYLNLEQYFLHYYATIIIAGLAAALIMPRIPPLSRKSNNGYEQTELKKETGIPKNISSAKWGFQQAVSKAQKNKGPLSVVKEGTQNVLDMWLGVLPIVMAIGTIALITAEFTPFFTYLGKPFEPILTLMNVPEAREAAQTMVVGFADMFLPAVIGSGIESELTRFIIACVSVTQLIYMSEMGGLLLGSKLPISIFDLIIIFLIRTCITLPIVVGIAHVIF, from the coding sequence ATGAATGGATTGCCAAAACCAAATGAAAACATCAATGTAACTTCTTATGACACAAAGGATATTTTAACGTTTTTAATCCCATCCTTGATTGGAATTCTATTGTTTATTGTCCCTATTAAGCAGGATGGAGGAATCACCATCCCTGTTGCGTTTTTGGCAGGATTAATCAATGATTCCATCGGTACTCTTATTCCAGCCATAACCGTTTTCATTATGGGTGCTTCGACAATCGGTTCGTTTATTGCTATAACAATGAATCCATCATTTATAACGAAAAGAACCGGTTTACATACTTTACTTCACGTAAGTCCTTTCTGGTTAATCGCTCGATTACTCGGAACAGTATTTGCCGGAATGACGCTTTTTAAACTAGGACCTGAAATGATTCACTCTGAAAACACTGGTGGACTTTTAATCTATGATTTAATTCCAATACTATTTTCAACGTTTTTACTAGCGGGTCTATTACTGCCACTTCTTTTAAATTTCGGATTACTCGAGTTTTTTGGAGCACTGCTTATTAAAATCATGAGACCCCTCTTCACATTACCAGGTCGATCATCGCTTGATTGCCTTGCTTCATGGGTAGGTGACGGGACAATCGGTGTCCTTCTGACAACCAAACAATATGAAGAAGGATATTACACAAAACGAGAAGCAGCTGTCATTGCGACTACTTTTTCAGTTGTTTCGATTACATTTACGATTGTCATTATTACTTATTTAAATTTAGAACAATATTTTCTCCATTACTACGCAACAATCATTATTGCTGGTCTAGCAGCAGCTCTTATTATGCCACGCATACCGCCATTGTCTCGGAAATCAAACAATGGGTATGAGCAAACAGAATTGAAGAAAGAAACAGGAATTCCAAAAAACATTTCATCAGCCAAGTGGGGATTTCAACAAGCTGTTTCAAAAGCTCAAAAGAACAAAGGACCGTTAAGCGTAGTAAAAGAAGGAACGCAAAACGTTTTAGATATGTGGTTAGGCGTGTTACCGATTGTCATGGCCATTGGTACGATCGCATTAATTACGGCAGAATTCACTCCATTCTTTACTTATTTAGGAAAGCCTTTTGAACCTATTCTAACGCTAATGAACGTTCCTGAAGCAAGAGAAGCAGCGCAAACCATGGTGGTTGGATTTGCCGATATGTTTCTACCTGCCGTGATTGGTAGCGGCATTGAAAGTGAATTAACTCGCTTTATCATCGCTTGTGTTTCGGTTACGCAATTAATTTACATGTCAGAGATGGGTGGATTGCTTCTTGGTTCGAAACTTCCAATTAGCATTTTCGATTTGATCATTATTTTTCTCATTCGTACATGCATTACCTTGCCGATCGTTGTTGGTATCGCACACGTAATCTTTTAA